A window from Vulcanimicrobium alpinum encodes these proteins:
- a CDS encoding phosphate-starvation-inducible PsiE family protein: MVRRSGTTPSKPEIEHTNVHEALSRYFEWAQDAVAAALALVVIVVMVQGIWTLARLALVDGREPRIVLPQIVLLLILVELFRTLLFYLREHRVAVGLMIEVAIVSLLRELLVNPPGAKGTMSLSAYGIALLLVVLGALMVADRMTSSGAADAPGRSTVAEE; encoded by the coding sequence ATGGTCCGCCGCAGCGGCACGACGCCGAGCAAACCCGAAATCGAGCACACCAACGTACACGAAGCGCTCTCGCGCTACTTCGAGTGGGCGCAAGATGCGGTCGCGGCTGCGCTCGCGCTCGTGGTGATCGTCGTCATGGTCCAGGGGATCTGGACGCTGGCGCGGCTCGCGCTGGTCGACGGCCGCGAACCACGCATCGTCCTGCCGCAGATCGTGCTGCTGCTCATCCTCGTCGAGCTCTTCCGCACGCTGTTGTTCTACTTGCGCGAGCACCGCGTCGCCGTCGGCTTGATGATCGAGGTCGCAATCGTCAGCCTGTTGCGCGAGCTGCTGGTCAATCCGCCGGGGGCAAAGGGCACGATGTCGTTATCCGCGTACGGGATCGCCCTGCTCTTGGTCGTGCTCGGCGCGCTGATGGTTGCCGACCGCATGACCTCGTCAGGCGCGGCCGACGCGCCTGGCCGGAGCACGGTCGCCGAGGAGTAA
- the hisH gene encoding imidazole glycerol phosphate synthase subunit HisH, whose amino-acid sequence MTNAQIAVIDYGGGNIGSLLAALERRSVDLVLTGDPAVVAAAPAAILPGDGAFGATMDALRERGIDRAVREVVAAGRPFLGICVGMQVLFDSSDEYGGAAGLGILPGDVRRFTNAPRIPHMGWNDLTIERTHPFVDGVRSGSWAYFLHSYRVTASDALVASCTYGERFAAIVARGNVMATQFHPEKSRAAGARLLDNFLALCDARSREALT is encoded by the coding sequence ATGACGAACGCGCAGATCGCGGTGATCGATTACGGCGGGGGTAACATCGGCTCGTTGCTCGCGGCGCTCGAACGGCGCAGCGTCGATCTGGTGCTGACCGGCGATCCGGCGGTGGTCGCCGCCGCGCCGGCCGCGATCCTCCCGGGCGACGGCGCGTTCGGCGCGACGATGGACGCGTTGCGCGAACGCGGGATCGACCGCGCGGTGCGCGAGGTCGTCGCTGCGGGGCGTCCGTTTCTGGGGATCTGCGTGGGGATGCAGGTGCTCTTCGACTCCAGCGACGAGTATGGCGGTGCGGCCGGTCTCGGGATTCTTCCCGGCGACGTGCGCCGTTTCACGAACGCGCCGCGCATCCCGCACATGGGGTGGAACGATCTGACGATCGAGCGCACGCACCCGTTCGTCGACGGCGTGCGCAGCGGATCGTGGGCGTATTTCCTGCACTCGTATCGCGTCACCGCAAGCGATGCGCTCGTCGCGTCCTGCACCTACGGCGAGCGCTTCGCCGCGATCGTCGCGCGCGGCAACGTGATGGCGACGCAGTTTCATCCAGAGAAGAGCCGTGCCGCCGGGGCGCGCCTGCTCGACAACTTTCTCGCGCTGTGCGACGCCCGCTCGCGCGAAGCGCTGACGTGA
- a CDS encoding HisA/HisF-related TIM barrel protein translates to MSGRALTLYPAIDLRGGYAVRLERGDPSRETCYDADPVARARAFVAAGARALHVVDLDGAFGTGENQGALRAICASVDVPVQTGGGIRSAADVDARFDAGARQVVIGTLLAERPSDARAIVETFGERIVAGIDARGDRVATRGWLADAGASRDDLVRTVAAWGVRRIVYTEIARDGTGAGYDVAALAHVASLAPLRVTASGGARTLDDLRALRDGTPENVDAAIVGRALYEGTLDLEDALAELTR, encoded by the coding sequence GTGAGCGGCCGTGCGCTGACGCTCTATCCGGCGATCGACCTGCGCGGCGGTTACGCCGTGCGCTTGGAGCGCGGCGACCCGTCGCGCGAGACCTGCTACGACGCCGACCCGGTCGCGCGTGCACGCGCGTTCGTCGCGGCGGGTGCGCGAGCGCTCCACGTCGTCGATCTCGACGGCGCGTTCGGCACCGGCGAGAATCAGGGCGCGCTGCGCGCGATCTGCGCGAGCGTTGACGTTCCGGTGCAGACCGGCGGCGGGATCCGCAGCGCCGCCGACGTCGACGCGCGCTTCGACGCCGGGGCGCGGCAAGTCGTGATCGGGACGCTGCTGGCGGAACGGCCGTCCGACGCGCGCGCGATCGTCGAGACGTTCGGCGAGCGCATCGTCGCGGGAATCGACGCGCGCGGCGACCGCGTCGCGACGCGCGGCTGGCTCGCCGACGCGGGCGCGTCGCGCGACGACCTCGTCCGCACCGTCGCCGCGTGGGGGGTGCGACGCATCGTCTATACGGAGATCGCGCGCGACGGAACCGGGGCCGGCTACGACGTCGCCGCGCTCGCGCACGTCGCATCGCTTGCGCCGCTGCGCGTCACCGCAAGCGGCGGCGCGCGCACGCTCGACGACCTGCGCGCGCTGCGCGACGGCACGCCGGAGAACGTCGACGCCGCGATCGTCGGCCGCGCGCTCTACGAAGGGACGCTCGATCTCGAAGACGCGCTCGCCGAACTGACCCGCTGA
- the alr gene encoding alanine racemase gives MIAHAAVDLGAIARNAATLAELVAPARVAAVVKANAYGHGLVEVARALARTCARLCVYSLEEAIVLREAEIDAPIHVLGPVPPGDLDAAHAADVALTLWDRGLYARQVASVARRRGRRFTIHAKVDTGVVRLGLDAGDAPDALQRYAATPEFALAGAFTHLAAAEELDSSFTDEQLARFLAATRELGPGVERHAAATAAAMLWPRTRLDTVRIGIGLYGIWPSVETEALMRVRGVELAPALTWRTRIAAMHEIDAGTTVGYGRTWQAPRRSRIATLPIGYAEGLPRAAGNAAHVLVRGARVALVGRVCMNMAFADVTGVAGAAPGDDVTLIGRDGREEILAADLAAACGTIGYELVARLPAHVPRTYAAPVS, from the coding sequence GTGATCGCGCACGCCGCGGTCGACCTCGGCGCGATCGCGCGCAACGCCGCGACGCTGGCGGAGCTCGTCGCGCCCGCGCGCGTTGCGGCGGTGGTGAAAGCGAACGCGTACGGTCACGGTCTGGTCGAGGTGGCGCGCGCGCTCGCGCGCACGTGCGCGCGGCTGTGCGTCTACTCGCTCGAGGAAGCGATCGTGCTGCGCGAAGCAGAGATCGACGCGCCGATCCACGTGCTGGGTCCGGTGCCGCCGGGCGACCTCGACGCCGCGCATGCCGCGGACGTCGCGCTGACGCTGTGGGACCGGGGGCTCTACGCGCGCCAGGTCGCGAGCGTCGCGCGCCGGCGCGGGCGGCGCTTCACGATTCACGCGAAGGTCGACACCGGCGTCGTACGGCTCGGCCTCGATGCCGGCGACGCGCCCGACGCGCTCCAGCGTTACGCGGCGACGCCGGAGTTCGCGCTCGCCGGCGCGTTCACGCACCTCGCCGCCGCCGAAGAACTCGACTCGTCGTTCACGGACGAACAGCTCGCGCGGTTTCTCGCGGCGACGCGCGAACTCGGTCCCGGCGTCGAACGGCACGCCGCAGCGACGGCGGCGGCGATGCTGTGGCCGCGCACGCGGCTCGACACCGTGCGCATCGGGATCGGGCTGTACGGGATTTGGCCGAGCGTCGAGACGGAGGCGCTGATGCGCGTGCGCGGCGTCGAACTCGCACCCGCGCTGACCTGGCGAACGCGGATCGCGGCGATGCACGAGATCGACGCCGGGACCACCGTCGGCTACGGGCGCACGTGGCAGGCGCCGCGCCGTTCGCGGATCGCGACGCTGCCGATCGGATACGCGGAAGGTCTGCCGCGCGCCGCCGGCAACGCCGCGCACGTCCTCGTCCGCGGCGCGCGCGTCGCGCTCGTCGGCCGCGTCTGCATGAACATGGCGTTTGCCGACGTGACCGGCGTCGCCGGCGCGGCTCCCGGCGACGACGTGACGCTCATCGGGCGCGACGGACGAGAAGAGATCCTCGCGGCCGATCTCGCGGCGGCGTGCGGCACGATCGGCTACGAACTCGTCGCGCGCCTTCCCGCGCACGTGCCGCGCACGTACGCGGCGCCGGTTTCGTGA
- a CDS encoding cobalamin-dependent protein (Presence of a B(12) (cobalamin)-binding domain implies dependence on cobalamin itself, in one of its several forms, or in some unusual lineages, dependence on a cobalamin-like analog.), with translation MLLPRLPQNDRLRCVWAFAARDAAALSRQRGRYLAALQSIARPDSDFDGAGVIFGEFVNNAAAHAPGPVLAELIVDEGAAYLTVEDLGPGVRENTRSAPHPHAVSGRGLALVESLAHEVTIEPRAVIGTIAQAELPVTVDASARERPDAGEAARAAFADYELECWMTRRAERLAQRIARSAPRDLHAFFHAAPGEHVPPHLAESVRALALGIGLGTWPLWVADARWTGRVAAARGLDPAVARRVWSRFFNVLGVNVPVPHRARIRAIAQHALQDGDAAAHAALSPLARRYVEAVDRSVAESRALLHDARGGGMSVAELYDGVLAPAMQETGRQWEAATIGIAHERRRTSATRERIAELRDRPRPHARRLGTIFAACAPGEDHDIGLRMVANLAEDAGWDVAFLGARVPAVQIVAGALAARPDVIALSASLTLTVSALVPLIASLRAHPELGGVPIVVGGGPFAAFRDLHAVVGADATAVDAASALEMFAQHARTLTPLT, from the coding sequence GTGCTTCTCCCAAGGCTGCCCCAGAACGATCGTTTGCGATGCGTCTGGGCTTTTGCCGCTCGCGACGCAGCCGCGCTGAGCCGTCAGCGGGGCCGATACCTCGCCGCTCTGCAGTCGATCGCGCGTCCGGATTCCGACTTCGACGGAGCCGGGGTGATCTTCGGCGAGTTCGTGAACAACGCAGCTGCACACGCGCCGGGTCCGGTCCTCGCCGAATTGATCGTCGACGAGGGCGCCGCGTATCTCACCGTCGAGGATCTCGGGCCCGGAGTGCGCGAGAACACGCGTTCCGCTCCGCATCCGCACGCCGTCTCCGGCCGCGGCCTCGCGCTGGTCGAATCGCTGGCCCACGAGGTCACGATCGAGCCGCGCGCAGTGATCGGTACGATCGCGCAGGCCGAACTCCCCGTCACCGTCGACGCCTCCGCGCGCGAGCGGCCCGACGCAGGCGAAGCGGCGCGCGCCGCGTTCGCCGACTACGAACTCGAATGCTGGATGACGCGTCGCGCCGAGCGCCTGGCGCAGCGCATCGCGCGCTCGGCGCCGCGCGACCTGCATGCGTTCTTCCACGCCGCACCGGGCGAACACGTCCCGCCGCATCTCGCCGAATCGGTCCGCGCGCTCGCGCTCGGCATCGGCTTGGGCACGTGGCCGCTGTGGGTCGCCGACGCCCGCTGGACCGGCCGCGTCGCCGCGGCGCGCGGGCTCGACCCCGCGGTCGCGCGGCGCGTCTGGAGCCGCTTCTTCAACGTGCTCGGCGTGAACGTTCCCGTCCCGCATCGAGCACGCATTCGCGCGATCGCGCAGCACGCGCTGCAGGACGGCGACGCAGCCGCGCACGCCGCGCTCTCTCCGCTCGCCCGGCGCTACGTCGAGGCGGTCGACCGGTCCGTCGCCGAGTCGCGCGCGCTGCTGCACGACGCGAGAGGCGGCGGCATGTCGGTCGCCGAGCTATACGACGGCGTACTCGCACCGGCGATGCAGGAGACCGGTCGACAGTGGGAAGCCGCGACCATCGGGATCGCGCACGAACGGCGCCGCACCTCCGCGACGCGCGAACGGATCGCGGAACTGCGCGACCGACCTCGGCCGCACGCCAGGCGGCTGGGGACGATCTTCGCCGCGTGCGCGCCGGGTGAAGATCACGACATCGGCTTGCGTATGGTTGCGAATCTCGCCGAAGACGCCGGCTGGGATGTCGCTTTTCTCGGTGCGCGTGTCCCGGCGGTGCAAATCGTTGCCGGCGCGCTCGCGGCGCGGCCCGACGTGATCGCGCTCTCAGCGTCGCTCACGCTGACGGTAAGCGCGCTCGTGCCGCTCATCGCGTCGCTGCGCGCGCACCCCGAACTCGGCGGCGTCCCGATCGTCGTGGGCGGCGGTCCGTTCGCCGCGTTTCGCGATTTGCACGCCGTCGTCGGCGCCGACGCGACTGCCGTCGACGCAGCGTCGGCGCTCGAGATGTTTGCACAGCACGCACGCACGCTGACCCCGTTGACGTAG
- the groL gene encoding chaperonin GroEL (60 kDa chaperone family; promotes refolding of misfolded polypeptides especially under stressful conditions; forms two stacked rings of heptamers to form a barrel-shaped 14mer; ends can be capped by GroES; misfolded proteins enter the barrel where they are refolded when GroES binds), translating into MAAKQLVFDENARRALERGANILADAVKVTLGPKGRNVVLDKKFGSPTITNDGVTIAKEIELPDTFENMGAQLVKEVASKTNDIAGDGTTTATVLAQAIIREGLRNVTAGSNPLLIKRGIEKAVETAVSEMEKLVQKVDSTEKIAQVASISANDKTIGELIAQAMNEVGKDGVITVEESKSMKTEVETKDGMLFDKGYISPYMVTDSERMEATLTDPYILVTERKISAIADILPLLEKIVQVQKPLLIIAEDVEGEALATLVVNKLRGTFTTVAVKAPGFGDRRKEMLKDIATLTGATVISEELGLKLDKVTPDLLGAAKTVKVTKEETTIVDGKGKQDAIKGRIEMIKRQIEETDSDFDREKLQERLAKLSGGVAVIQVGAATETELKEKKHRIEDALSATRAAVQEGMIPGGGSSLVHAIKALEKLSGETASHDEKIGVDIIRRSLEEPLRQIAENAGFEGSVEVNRVKTAPPGQGFDAMTGNLVDMVQAGIVEPFKVTRSALQNAASIGALILTTETLIADKPEPKTAPAGGPPGGGMGGYDMM; encoded by the coding sequence ATGGCTGCTAAACAACTGGTATTCGACGAGAACGCACGGCGCGCGCTCGAGCGCGGTGCGAACATCCTGGCTGATGCGGTGAAGGTCACCCTTGGACCGAAGGGCCGCAACGTCGTCCTCGACAAGAAGTTCGGTTCGCCGACGATCACCAACGACGGGGTGACGATCGCGAAAGAGATCGAACTCCCCGACACGTTCGAGAACATGGGCGCGCAGCTCGTCAAGGAAGTCGCGTCCAAGACCAACGACATCGCGGGCGACGGCACGACCACCGCAACGGTGCTCGCGCAGGCGATCATCCGCGAAGGTCTGCGCAACGTCACCGCCGGCTCAAACCCGTTGCTGATCAAGCGCGGCATCGAAAAGGCCGTCGAGACGGCGGTCAGCGAGATGGAAAAGCTCGTGCAGAAGGTCGATTCGACCGAGAAGATCGCGCAGGTCGCGTCGATCTCGGCAAACGACAAGACGATCGGCGAACTCATCGCGCAGGCGATGAACGAAGTCGGCAAAGACGGCGTCATCACGGTCGAAGAATCGAAGTCGATGAAGACCGAAGTCGAGACCAAGGACGGGATGCTTTTCGACAAGGGCTACATCTCGCCGTACATGGTCACCGACTCGGAGCGGATGGAAGCGACGCTCACCGATCCGTACATCCTCGTGACGGAGCGCAAGATCTCGGCGATCGCCGACATCCTGCCGCTGCTCGAGAAGATCGTGCAGGTTCAGAAGCCGCTGCTCATCATCGCCGAGGACGTCGAAGGTGAAGCGCTCGCGACGCTCGTCGTCAACAAGCTGCGCGGCACGTTCACGACAGTTGCGGTCAAGGCGCCGGGTTTCGGCGACCGCCGCAAGGAGATGCTCAAGGACATCGCCACGCTGACCGGCGCGACGGTGATCTCGGAAGAGCTCGGGCTCAAGCTCGACAAGGTGACGCCGGATCTGCTCGGCGCTGCGAAGACGGTCAAGGTCACGAAGGAAGAGACCACGATCGTCGACGGCAAGGGCAAGCAGGACGCGATCAAGGGCCGCATCGAGATGATCAAGCGGCAGATCGAGGAGACCGACAGCGATTTCGATCGCGAGAAGCTCCAGGAACGCCTCGCGAAGCTCTCGGGCGGCGTTGCGGTAATCCAGGTCGGCGCGGCCACCGAGACCGAGCTCAAAGAGAAGAAGCACCGCATCGAGGACGCCCTTTCGGCGACCCGCGCTGCCGTGCAGGAAGGGATGATCCCCGGCGGCGGTTCGTCGCTCGTGCACGCGATCAAGGCGCTCGAGAAGCTCTCGGGCGAGACCGCGAGCCACGACGAGAAGATCGGCGTCGACATCATCCGCCGTTCGCTCGAAGAGCCGCTCCGCCAGATCGCGGAGAATGCCGGCTTTGAGGGTTCGGTCGAAGTAAACCGCGTGAAGACCGCGCCGCCGGGTCAGGGCTTCGACGCCATGACCGGCAATCTGGTCGACATGGTCCAGGCCGGGATCGTCGAGCCGTTCAAGGTCACGCGCTCCGCGCTGCAAAACGCGGCGTCGATCGGCGCGCTGATTCTGACGACTGAAACGCTCATCGCCGACAAGCCCGAACCGAAGACCGCCCCCGCAGGCGGCCCTCCCGGCGGCGGCATGGGCGGCTACGACATGATGTAG
- the groES gene encoding co-chaperone GroES has product MNLKPLGDRVVVEHVEQAEKSAGGVFLPDTAKEKPQEGRVLAVGSGRTLDNGQKLAMDVKPGDKIIYSKYSGSEIKLDGKEYLIISEKDVLAIVSDERVPAGV; this is encoded by the coding sequence GTGAATCTCAAGCCACTGGGCGATCGCGTGGTCGTCGAGCACGTGGAACAGGCTGAGAAGAGCGCCGGGGGCGTCTTCCTTCCCGACACGGCGAAAGAAAAGCCGCAGGAAGGCCGCGTTCTCGCCGTTGGTTCCGGCCGCACGCTCGACAATGGCCAGAAGCTCGCCATGGACGTCAAGCCCGGCGACAAGATCATCTACTCGAAGTACTCGGGGTCGGAGATCAAGCTCGACGGCAAAGAGTACCTCATCATCTCGGAAAAAGACGTTCTCGCCATCGTGAGCGACGAGCGCGTTCCGGCCGGAGTGTAG
- a CDS encoding PQQ-binding-like beta-propeller repeat protein, which produces MQSTPGPTVATDDWITYAHDQARSGLQLQATGITRSSAGSLKQRWKVSLGETIYASPIVAGGAVYVATDSGTVAALDAATGALRWRVHVGSSVRATPALIDGTLFVGVYGVANFAAQTTSGAAVVALDPATGAQRWRAVPQNAGNVGLVRSEPVVLNGVVYEGLAGGDDTTGCVSGGVMALDERSGTPVMNFWATAQAGGAGGGGVWSPFSTDGTNVYVGTGNGCGTETAGYSDAMVSLTRSLSVNWSRSAFVAPGGDEDVGGALNVAGTQAYFVAKSGLLYAVDRNSGNVAWQRDLKPWTRGGGAIGTPTGDGTMIIVTGGELQNPDLVNPPGCAISAFDLSGNPLYTFSSQYVVYGHASFVPGVGVIGLDHQLVAFNSQTGQTLWSSGDLGANLYASPAIVPSGVYTATLGGDVVAFSQNGVLPSLLRRR; this is translated from the coding sequence GTGCAAAGCACGCCGGGGCCGACGGTCGCGACCGATGACTGGATCACGTATGCGCACGATCAGGCACGCAGCGGACTGCAGTTGCAAGCGACTGGAATCACGCGAAGCTCGGCGGGTTCGCTCAAGCAGCGATGGAAAGTCTCGCTCGGCGAAACGATCTACGCGAGCCCGATCGTCGCCGGCGGTGCGGTATACGTCGCGACCGACTCCGGCACGGTCGCCGCGCTCGATGCCGCGACCGGAGCGCTCCGCTGGCGCGTGCACGTCGGTTCGTCGGTCCGTGCGACGCCGGCGCTCATCGACGGCACGCTCTTCGTCGGCGTCTACGGCGTCGCGAACTTCGCCGCGCAGACGACCTCGGGCGCGGCCGTCGTCGCGCTCGATCCGGCTACTGGCGCCCAGCGCTGGCGAGCCGTGCCGCAGAATGCGGGCAACGTCGGGCTTGTCCGTTCGGAACCCGTCGTGCTCAACGGCGTGGTGTACGAGGGTCTCGCGGGCGGAGACGATACGACCGGATGCGTCAGCGGCGGCGTGATGGCGCTCGACGAGCGCAGCGGTACGCCCGTGATGAACTTTTGGGCGACCGCGCAGGCGGGCGGCGCCGGCGGCGGCGGCGTGTGGTCGCCGTTCAGCACCGACGGCACGAACGTCTACGTCGGCACCGGGAACGGGTGCGGCACGGAGACGGCCGGCTACAGCGACGCGATGGTTTCGCTGACGCGTTCGCTCTCCGTCAACTGGTCGCGCTCGGCGTTCGTCGCGCCGGGCGGCGACGAAGACGTCGGCGGCGCCCTGAACGTCGCCGGGACGCAAGCGTATTTCGTCGCGAAGAGCGGGCTGCTGTATGCGGTCGATCGCAACAGCGGCAACGTAGCGTGGCAGCGCGACCTCAAGCCGTGGACCCGCGGCGGCGGCGCGATCGGGACGCCGACCGGCGACGGAACGATGATCATCGTGACGGGCGGCGAGCTGCAGAATCCCGACCTGGTGAACCCGCCCGGCTGCGCGATCTCCGCGTTCGACCTTTCAGGAAATCCGCTGTACACGTTCTCCTCGCAGTACGTCGTCTACGGCCACGCGTCGTTCGTGCCGGGCGTCGGCGTGATCGGTTTGGATCACCAGCTCGTCGCGTTCAATTCGCAGACCGGTCAGACGCTGTGGTCGAGCGGCGATCTCGGGGCGAACCTATATGCGTCGCCGGCGATCGTACCGTCCGGCGTCTACACCGCGACGCTCGGAGGCGACGTGGTCGCGTTCTCGCAGAACGGCGTACTGCCGTCGCTACTGCGCCGGCGCTGA
- a CDS encoding copper amine oxidase N-terminal domain-containing protein — translation MIAATAFAVVDIVLNGKTILPHARAAVHGGRLLLPVRDLGRVLGAEVRYDARDGRVVVRRYARTAALRAREIVVDRGRAYAPLRTVAAALGFDAAYVARTRTVVLARRVEPRTQRPAATVAAAAAPTPGSGAAAAPASARDAIVTPPRSAQVNEPYPAVSARFAGSGGIDPRSVRVLVDGRDVSADAAIVGDEILYTPRAALAPGTHAVTVSALASNGTPLAASWEFADTFAFAPPPPPAPPPVRAMYVDRYVVPGTNAFDVVVLGVPGMTGFVAVDGVPGIAPLVVTGANSYVAHVVVPPGVAQPFAHVGARLTLPDGSIRVITLPQTIGLFTASASPPAHATPTSVPRAIPPGRRSMAVPTPTVTPTPVPRRALARPRPSPSPSP, via the coding sequence GTGATCGCCGCAACGGCGTTCGCCGTCGTCGACATCGTGCTGAACGGGAAGACGATCCTGCCGCACGCGCGCGCCGCCGTGCACGGAGGACGCCTGCTGCTGCCGGTCCGCGATCTCGGCCGCGTTCTCGGCGCGGAGGTGCGCTACGATGCGCGCGACGGACGCGTCGTCGTGCGCCGCTACGCCCGCACGGCCGCGCTGCGTGCGCGCGAGATCGTCGTCGACCGCGGACGCGCGTACGCGCCGCTGCGCACGGTCGCCGCCGCACTCGGTTTCGACGCCGCGTACGTTGCGCGCACGCGAACCGTCGTGCTCGCGCGGCGCGTCGAACCGCGCACGCAGAGGCCCGCCGCCACGGTTGCCGCCGCTGCGGCGCCGACGCCCGGCAGCGGCGCGGCCGCTGCGCCGGCGAGCGCGCGCGACGCGATCGTGACGCCGCCGAGGAGCGCGCAGGTGAACGAGCCGTATCCCGCGGTGAGCGCGCGCTTCGCGGGCTCCGGCGGGATCGATCCGCGCAGCGTGCGCGTCCTCGTCGATGGCCGCGACGTGAGCGCCGACGCGGCGATCGTCGGCGACGAGATCCTCTACACGCCGCGCGCGGCGCTCGCGCCCGGTACGCATGCGGTGACCGTCTCGGCGCTCGCGTCGAACGGGACGCCGCTCGCGGCCTCGTGGGAGTTCGCAGACACGTTCGCGTTCGCACCGCCCCCGCCGCCGGCGCCGCCGCCCGTGCGCGCGATGTACGTCGATCGCTACGTCGTTCCCGGAACGAACGCGTTCGACGTCGTCGTGCTCGGGGTTCCCGGGATGACGGGCTTCGTCGCCGTCGACGGCGTCCCGGGGATCGCGCCGCTCGTCGTCACGGGCGCGAACAGCTATGTCGCGCACGTCGTCGTGCCGCCCGGCGTCGCGCAGCCGTTCGCGCACGTCGGCGCGCGCCTGACGCTTCCCGACGGGTCGATCCGCGTCATCACGCTCCCGCAGACGATCGGCCTGTTCACCGCGAGCGCGTCGCCTCCGGCGCATGCGACGCCGACCTCGGTGCCGCGCGCCATCCCGCCGGGACGCCGGTCGATGGCGGTCCCGACGCCGACGGTGACGCCGACGCCGGTTCCGCGCCGCGCGCTCGCGCGGCCGCGCCCGTCGCCATCACCCTCGCCGTAA